Genomic window (Saccharothrix australiensis):
GAGACCGACCCGGACGCGGCGGTCGTGCTCAGCGTCGTGCTGCTGCTGGTGTCGGTGGGCGTGCTGGCCGGGCTGCGCGACCGGTGGATCGGGGGGTCGCCGTGACCGCGCCGCGCGCCGGCCACCGGTGGATCGGGGCGGCGTCGTGACGGTGCGCGCCCGGCTCCGCGTCACCCGCGACCGGTTCCGGCTGGACCTGGACCTGACCGTCGCGCCGGGCGAGGTCGTCGCCCTGCTCGGCCCCAACGGCGCGGGCAAGACCACGGCGCTGCGCGCGCTGGCCGGCCTCCTGCCGCTCACCGCCGGGCACATCGACCTGGACGGCGTGCCGTGGGACGAGCCGCCGGGCGCCTTCGTGCCGCCCGAGCGCCGCCCGATCGGCGTGGTGTTCCAGGACTACCTGCTGTTCAACCACCTGACGGCGCTGGAGAACGTCGCGTTCGGCCCGCGCGCCCGCGGCACGCGCCGCGCCGCCGCCCGCGCGATCGCCCGCGACTGGCTGGACCGCGTCGGTCTGGCGGAGCACGCGCACGCCAAGCCCCGCGCCCTGTCCGGCGGACAGGCGCAACGGGTGGCGCTCGCCCGCGCCCTCGCGACCGGCCCGCGCCTGCTGCTGCTCGACGAGCCGCTGGCCGCGCTGGACGCGAGCACCCGCCTCGCCGTGCGCGCCGAGCTGGGCCGCCACCTCGCCGGGTTCGCCGGCCACGCGCTGGTGGTCACCCACGACCCGCTGGACGCGATGGTGCTGGCCGACCGCCTGGTGATCGTCGAGGGCGGCCGCGCGGTGCAGGAGGGGCCGCCCGCCGAGGTGGCCCGCCGACCGCGCACGGACTACGTGGCCGCGCTGGTCGGGCTCAACCTGTACCGGGGCGAGGCGCGCGGCACGACCGTCACCGTGGCCGGCGGCGGCGTGCTGACCGTCGCCGAACCCGCGTCCGGCGCGGTGCACCTGGCGTTCGCGCCCAGCGCCGTCAGCGTCCACCGGGAGCCGCCCGGCGGCAGCCCGCGCAACGCGTGGCGGGTCACCGTGGCCGGCGTCGAGCAGCACGGGCACACCACCCGGCTCCGCCTGGACGGCGCGCCGCCCGTGCTGGCCGACATCACCGCGGCGACCCTGGCCGACCTGCGGGTGCGACCCGGCGACGTGGTGTGGGTGGCGCTCAAGGCCACCGAGATCCGCACCTATCCCGCCTGACGATGCGCGGATCGGGCAGCCACATTCACCCGAATGGCGGGCCGAGTCCGGGGTGGACGGTCGACGTGCCGGTTTTCCGCCCGCGCTCGCCGCGGAATGCCGGTTGCGCACGGTGAGCGCGGTGCCGGGGCGGACCGCGCCGGGTTCACTGGATCGGATTAATGGGGGCTATTCCGCACGAGAATAGCTTCAAGATCATTGTGCTAGCGTCGGGCCGTACCGACAAAATGGCCGCCGACATTCGGAAAGGCATGAGGTGTGAAGCGTTTCCTCCCCCTGCTCGGTGCCACCGTGGCGCTCGTCGCCACCGCAGGCACCGCCACGGCGTTCACCCCGGACGAGCACGCCTCCCACGAGGGGCACGGTCGCGGCGGCGTCGTGGTGACCACCGGGCGGTTCGCGCCGCCCGAGAGCGCGACCAACGCGTTCACCTACGACACCGCGCTCATCGAGCCGGGCTCCAAGGTCATGGTGGTGGCGGTGCCCAAGCGGCACTCGACCAAGGTCCAGCTGAGCGTGTACGGGCTCGTGCCCAACCGCACCTACGGCTCGCACGCCCACCAGAAGCCGTGCGGGCAGCTGCCCGCCGACTCGGGCGCGCACCACCAGCACGTGGTCGACCCCGTCCAGCCGTCCGTCGACCCGGCGTACGCCAACCCGAAGAACGAGATCTGGCTCGACTTCACCACCGACGCGCGCGGGCGCGCCACGGTGACGACCGTGGTGCCGTGGCAGTTCGCCGACCGGCGCGCGGGGTCGGTCGTGATCCACGCCGAGAAGACCGCCACCGAGCCCGGCAAGGCGGGCACCGCCGGTCCGCGACTGGGCTGCGCGACCGTCAAGTTCTAGGTCCGGCCGGGAATCCCACGCTGCCGGCGGTGGGCGGGAAGTCCTGATCCCGCCCACCGTGCGGGAGCGGCGCGGTTGTCGGGGCGCCTG
Coding sequences:
- a CDS encoding superoxide dismutase family protein, with amino-acid sequence MKRFLPLLGATVALVATAGTATAFTPDEHASHEGHGRGGVVVTTGRFAPPESATNAFTYDTALIEPGSKVMVVAVPKRHSTKVQLSVYGLVPNRTYGSHAHQKPCGQLPADSGAHHQHVVDPVQPSVDPAYANPKNEIWLDFTTDARGRATVTTVVPWQFADRRAGSVVIHAEKTATEPGKAGTAGPRLGCATVKF
- a CDS encoding ABC transporter ATP-binding protein; protein product: MTVRARLRVTRDRFRLDLDLTVAPGEVVALLGPNGAGKTTALRALAGLLPLTAGHIDLDGVPWDEPPGAFVPPERRPIGVVFQDYLLFNHLTALENVAFGPRARGTRRAAARAIARDWLDRVGLAEHAHAKPRALSGGQAQRVALARALATGPRLLLLDEPLAALDASTRLAVRAELGRHLAGFAGHALVVTHDPLDAMVLADRLVIVEGGRAVQEGPPAEVARRPRTDYVAALVGLNLYRGEARGTTVTVAGGGVLTVAEPASGAVHLAFAPSAVSVHREPPGGSPRNAWRVTVAGVEQHGHTTRLRLDGAPPVLADITAATLADLRVRPGDVVWVALKATEIRTYPA